The following proteins are co-located in the Macaca thibetana thibetana isolate TM-01 chromosome 6, ASM2454274v1, whole genome shotgun sequence genome:
- the DNAJC18 gene encoding dnaJ homolog subfamily C member 18 isoform X2 yields MAATLGSGERWTEAYIDAVRRNKYPEDTPPESHDPCGCCNCVKAQKEKKSENEWTQTRQGEGSSMYSEEQLLGVQRIKKCRNYYEILGVSRDASDEELKKAYRKLALKFHPDKNCAPGATDAFKAIGNAFAVLSNPDKRLRYDEYGDEQVTFTAPRARPYNYYRDFEADITPEELFNVFFGGHFPTGNIHMFSNVTDDAHYYRRRHRHERTQTQKEEEEEKPQTTYSAFIQLLPVLVIVIISVITQLLATNPPYSLFYKSTLGYTISRETQNLQVPYFVDKNFDKAYRGASLHDLEKTIEKDYIDYIQTSCWKEKQQKSELTNLAGLYRDERLKQKAESLKLEN; encoded by the exons ATGGCGGCGACTCTGGGCAGCGGGGAGCGCTGGACGGAAG CTTACATTGATGCAGTTAGAAGAAACAAATACCCAGAAGACACACCTCCTGAGAGTCATGatccctgtggctgctgtaactgCGTGAAGgcacaaaaggaaaagaagtctgAGAATGAGTGGACTCAGACCCGGCAGGGTGAGGGGAGCTCCATGTATAGTGAGGAACAGCTGCTTGGGGTACAAAG gatcaagaaatgcagaaattactATGAAATTCTGGGAGTTTCTCGAGATGCCAGTGATGAAGAGCTTAAGAAAGCTTACAGAAAACTCGCCCTGAAATTTCACCCTGACAAGAACTGTGCTCCTGGAGCAACAGATGCTTTCAAAG CAATAGGAAATGCATTTGCAGTCCTGAGCAATCCTGATAAGAGACTTCGCTATGATGAATACGGAGATGAACAGGTGACTTTCACTGCCCCTCGAGCCAGACCTTATAATTATTACAGGGATTTTGAAGCTGACATCACTCCAGAAGAACTATTCAACGTCTTCTTTGGAGGACATTTTCCTACAG gAAATATTCATATGTTTTCAAATGTGACAGATGACGCTCACTATTACCGCCGACGGCACCGACATGAGAGGACACAGActcagaaggaggaggaagaagagaaacctCAG actacATATTCTGCATTTATTCAGCTACTTCCAGTTCTTGTGATTGTGATTATATCTGTCATTACTCAGCTGCTGGCTACTAATCCCCCATATAGTCTGTTCTATAAATC GACCTTGGGCTACACCATTTCTAGAGAAACTCAGAACCTGCAGGTGCCTTACTTTGTGGATAAAAACTTTGACAAGGCCTACAGAGGAGCTTCTCTGCATGACCTGGAGAAGACAATAGAGAAGGATTACATTGATTATATCCAGACTAGTTGTTGGAAGGAGAAACAACAAA AGTCAGAGCTGACAAATTTGGCAGGATTATACAGAGATGAACGATTGAAACAGAAAGCAGAGTCGCTGAAACTTGAAAACT AA
- the DNAJC18 gene encoding dnaJ homolog subfamily C member 18 isoform X1: MAATLGSGERWTEAYIDAVRRNKYPEDTPPESHDPCGCCNCVKAQKEKKSENEWTQTRQGEGSSMYSEEQLLGVQRIKKCRNYYEILGVSRDASDEELKKAYRKLALKFHPDKNCAPGATDAFKAIGNAFAVLSNPDKRLRYDEYGDEQVTFTAPRARPYNYYRDFEADITPEELFNVFFGGHFPTGNIHMFSNVTDDAHYYRRRHRHERTQTQKEEEEEKPQTTYSAFIQLLPVLVIVIISVITQLLATNPPYSLFYKSTLGYTISRETQNLQVPYFVDKNFDKAYRGASLHDLEKTIEKDYIDYIQTSCWKEKQQKSELTNLAGLYRDERLKQKAESLKLENCEKLSKLIGLRRGG; the protein is encoded by the exons ATGGCGGCGACTCTGGGCAGCGGGGAGCGCTGGACGGAAG CTTACATTGATGCAGTTAGAAGAAACAAATACCCAGAAGACACACCTCCTGAGAGTCATGatccctgtggctgctgtaactgCGTGAAGgcacaaaaggaaaagaagtctgAGAATGAGTGGACTCAGACCCGGCAGGGTGAGGGGAGCTCCATGTATAGTGAGGAACAGCTGCTTGGGGTACAAAG gatcaagaaatgcagaaattactATGAAATTCTGGGAGTTTCTCGAGATGCCAGTGATGAAGAGCTTAAGAAAGCTTACAGAAAACTCGCCCTGAAATTTCACCCTGACAAGAACTGTGCTCCTGGAGCAACAGATGCTTTCAAAG CAATAGGAAATGCATTTGCAGTCCTGAGCAATCCTGATAAGAGACTTCGCTATGATGAATACGGAGATGAACAGGTGACTTTCACTGCCCCTCGAGCCAGACCTTATAATTATTACAGGGATTTTGAAGCTGACATCACTCCAGAAGAACTATTCAACGTCTTCTTTGGAGGACATTTTCCTACAG gAAATATTCATATGTTTTCAAATGTGACAGATGACGCTCACTATTACCGCCGACGGCACCGACATGAGAGGACACAGActcagaaggaggaggaagaagagaaacctCAG actacATATTCTGCATTTATTCAGCTACTTCCAGTTCTTGTGATTGTGATTATATCTGTCATTACTCAGCTGCTGGCTACTAATCCCCCATATAGTCTGTTCTATAAATC GACCTTGGGCTACACCATTTCTAGAGAAACTCAGAACCTGCAGGTGCCTTACTTTGTGGATAAAAACTTTGACAAGGCCTACAGAGGAGCTTCTCTGCATGACCTGGAGAAGACAATAGAGAAGGATTACATTGATTATATCCAGACTAGTTGTTGGAAGGAGAAACAACAAA AGTCAGAGCTGACAAATTTGGCAGGATTATACAGAGATGAACGATTGAAACAGAAAGCAGAGTCGCTGAAACTTGAAAACTGTGAGAAACTTTCCAAACTCATTGGCCTACGCAGAGGTGGCTGA